Proteins co-encoded in one Arachis hypogaea cultivar Tifrunner chromosome 13, arahy.Tifrunner.gnm2.J5K5, whole genome shotgun sequence genomic window:
- the LOC112791817 gene encoding uncharacterized protein isoform X3 produces the protein MGKNLLILLGLTLLLLLFGTFSVSAAPSTTSPAKIVTGFLSNAVPAFTKWVWSLKATTKTAVSSRSMMKFESGYNVETVFDGSKLGIEPYSVELLPNGELLILDSSNSNLYRISSSLSLYSRPKLVAGSAEGYTGHVDGKHREARMNHPKGITVDDRGNIYVADTTNMAIRKISDSGGKWIRGGGHVDGPSEEAKFSDDFDVVYVGSSCSLLVIDRGNRAIREIQLHFDDCAYQYGSGFPLGIAMLVGAGFFGYMLALLQRRLGTIVGSQDDQVQVMSSVSPSPFQQPMKSVRPPLIPSEFEPEKQEEGFFGSLGKLLANASASMVEIMGGIFPVFRRKPQSYKFQRQPLVPLQHQKQAWPAQESFVIPDGDEPPSIDMRTPTPRKTYPFMSKDAEKMQQLRQSRAFYNGWDGDLQQQQLQQQQQPQRHHHRHQYQSSTPHTYFEQSRETTNEIVFGAVQEQDGKEESVVIKPVNYGDSLYEHHNIRSRVNSMGYTHRY, from the exons ATGGGTAAGAATCTCTTGATTCTTCTTGGTCTCACTCTCTTGCTTCTCTTATTTGGAACCTTCTCAGTCTCAGCTGCACCATCCACTACTTCCCCTGCTA AAATTGTTACTGGTTTTCTCTCCAATGCTGTGCCAGCTTTCACCAAGTGGGTGTGGTCCCTCAAGGCAACAACAAAAACGG CGGTTTCCAGCAGGTCGATGATGAAGTTTGAGAGTGGTTACAATGTGGAGACAGTGTTTGATGGAAGCAAGCTTGGAATTGAGCCTTATTCTGTTGAGTTGTTGCCCAATGGGGAGCTTCTCATTCTGGATTCTTCCAACAGCAACCTTTACAGGATCTCATCTTCACTTTCTTTGT ATAGCAGACCGAAGCTGGTCGCAGGCTCTGCGGAAGGTTATACTGGACATGTTGATGGAAAGCACAGGGAGGCTAGGATGAACCATCCGAAGGGGATAACGGTTGATGACCGAGGGAATATCTATGTTGCAGATACTACTAACATGGCAATTAGGAAAATTAGTGATTCAG GAGGAAAATGGATTCGTGGAGGGGGCCATGTTGATGGACCAAGTGAAGAAGCTAAGTTTTCTGATGACTTTGACGTGGTTTATGTTGGTAGTAGTTGTTCCTTACTCGTCATAGACAGAGGAAACCGAGCGATCAGGGAAATTCAACTTCACTTTGATGACTGTGCCTATCAATATGGTAGCGGATTCCCACTTG GGATTGCAATGCTTGTTGGGGCCGGCTTCTTTGGTTATATGCTGGCATTGTTGCAGCGAAGACTTGGTACAATTGTTGGTTCACAGGAT GATCAGGTTCAAGTGATGTCTTCCGTTTCACCTAGTCCTTTTCAACAGCCCATGAAATCTGTGAGGCCTCCCTTGATTCCATCCGAATTCGAACCTGAAAAGCAAGAGGAAGGCTTCTTTGGATCCCTTGGAAAGCTACTTGCCAATGCCTCTGCATCAATGGTGGAGATAATGGGAGGAATATTTCCTGTTTTCAGAAGAAAACCACAAAGCTACAAGTTTCAAAGACAACCTCTGGTCCCACTGCAACATCAAAAGCAAGCTTGGCCGGCACAGGAAAGTTTCGTGATTCCTGATGGAGATGAGCCTCCTTCTATTGACATGAGAACCCCAACCCCTCGAAAAACATACCCTTTCATGTCTAAAGACGCCGAGAAAATGCAGCAATTAAGGCAAAGTAGAGCATTTTACAATGGATGGGACGGTGACCTTCAGCAGCAGCAActgcagcagcagcaacaaccacaaagacatcatcatcgtcatcagtaCCAGTCATCGACCCCTCACACTTACTTCGAGCAAAGCCGCGAGACAACCAATGAGATAGTGTTTGGGGCGGTGCAGGAACAAGATGGTAAGGAGGAGTCTGTGGTAATCAAGCCTGTGAACTATGGTGACTCGCTATATGAACAtcacaatatccggtctagagtgAATTCCATGGGTTATACCCACAGGTATTGA
- the LOC112791817 gene encoding uncharacterized protein isoform X1: MGKNLLILLGLTLLLLLFGTFSVSAAPSTTSPAKIVTGFLSNAVPAFTKWVWSLKATTKTAVSSRSMMKFESGYNVETVFDGSKLGIEPYSVELLPNGELLILDSSNSNLYRISSSLSLYSRPKLVAGSAEGYTGHVDGKHREARMNHPKGITVDDRGNIYVADTTNMAIRKISDSGVTTIAGGKWIRGGGHVDGPSEEAKFSDDFDVVYVGSSCSLLVIDRGNRAIREIQLHFDDCAYQYGSGFPLGIAMLVGAGFFGYMLALLQRRLGTIVGSQDDQVQVMSSVSPSPFQQPMKSVRPPLIPSEFEPEKQEEGFFGSLGKLLANASASMVEIMGGIFPVFRRKPQSYKFQRQPLVPLQHQKQAWPAQESFVIPDGDEPPSIDMRTPTPRKTYPFMSKDAEKMQQLRQSRAFYNGWDGDLQQQQLQQQQQPQRHHHRHQYQSSTPHTYFEQSRETTNEIVFGAVQEQDGKEESVVIKPVNYGDSLYEHHNIRSRVNSMGYTHRY, from the exons ATGGGTAAGAATCTCTTGATTCTTCTTGGTCTCACTCTCTTGCTTCTCTTATTTGGAACCTTCTCAGTCTCAGCTGCACCATCCACTACTTCCCCTGCTA AAATTGTTACTGGTTTTCTCTCCAATGCTGTGCCAGCTTTCACCAAGTGGGTGTGGTCCCTCAAGGCAACAACAAAAACGG CGGTTTCCAGCAGGTCGATGATGAAGTTTGAGAGTGGTTACAATGTGGAGACAGTGTTTGATGGAAGCAAGCTTGGAATTGAGCCTTATTCTGTTGAGTTGTTGCCCAATGGGGAGCTTCTCATTCTGGATTCTTCCAACAGCAACCTTTACAGGATCTCATCTTCACTTTCTTTGT ATAGCAGACCGAAGCTGGTCGCAGGCTCTGCGGAAGGTTATACTGGACATGTTGATGGAAAGCACAGGGAGGCTAGGATGAACCATCCGAAGGGGATAACGGTTGATGACCGAGGGAATATCTATGTTGCAGATACTACTAACATGGCAATTAGGAAAATTAGTGATTCAG GGGTTACTACAATTGCAGGAGGAAAATGGATTCGTGGAGGGGGCCATGTTGATGGACCAAGTGAAGAAGCTAAGTTTTCTGATGACTTTGACGTGGTTTATGTTGGTAGTAGTTGTTCCTTACTCGTCATAGACAGAGGAAACCGAGCGATCAGGGAAATTCAACTTCACTTTGATGACTGTGCCTATCAATATGGTAGCGGATTCCCACTTG GGATTGCAATGCTTGTTGGGGCCGGCTTCTTTGGTTATATGCTGGCATTGTTGCAGCGAAGACTTGGTACAATTGTTGGTTCACAGGAT GATCAGGTTCAAGTGATGTCTTCCGTTTCACCTAGTCCTTTTCAACAGCCCATGAAATCTGTGAGGCCTCCCTTGATTCCATCCGAATTCGAACCTGAAAAGCAAGAGGAAGGCTTCTTTGGATCCCTTGGAAAGCTACTTGCCAATGCCTCTGCATCAATGGTGGAGATAATGGGAGGAATATTTCCTGTTTTCAGAAGAAAACCACAAAGCTACAAGTTTCAAAGACAACCTCTGGTCCCACTGCAACATCAAAAGCAAGCTTGGCCGGCACAGGAAAGTTTCGTGATTCCTGATGGAGATGAGCCTCCTTCTATTGACATGAGAACCCCAACCCCTCGAAAAACATACCCTTTCATGTCTAAAGACGCCGAGAAAATGCAGCAATTAAGGCAAAGTAGAGCATTTTACAATGGATGGGACGGTGACCTTCAGCAGCAGCAActgcagcagcagcaacaaccacaaagacatcatcatcgtcatcagtaCCAGTCATCGACCCCTCACACTTACTTCGAGCAAAGCCGCGAGACAACCAATGAGATAGTGTTTGGGGCGGTGCAGGAACAAGATGGTAAGGAGGAGTCTGTGGTAATCAAGCCTGTGAACTATGGTGACTCGCTATATGAACAtcacaatatccggtctagagtgAATTCCATGGGTTATACCCACAGGTATTGA
- the LOC112791817 gene encoding uncharacterized protein isoform X2 — protein MGKNLLILLGLTLLLLLFGTFSVSAAPSTTSPAKIVTGFLSNAVPAFTKWVWSLKATTKTAVSSRSMMKFESGYNVETVFDGSKLGIEPYSVELLPNGELLILDSSNSNLYRISSSLSLYSRPKLVAGSAEGYTGHVDGKHREARMNHPKGITVDDRGNIYVADTTNMAIRKISDSGVTTIAGGKWIRGGGHVDGPSEEAKFSDDFDVVYVGSSCSLLVIDRGNRAIREIQLHFDDCAYQYGSGFPLGIAMLVGAGFFGYMLALLQRRLGTIVGSQDVQVMSSVSPSPFQQPMKSVRPPLIPSEFEPEKQEEGFFGSLGKLLANASASMVEIMGGIFPVFRRKPQSYKFQRQPLVPLQHQKQAWPAQESFVIPDGDEPPSIDMRTPTPRKTYPFMSKDAEKMQQLRQSRAFYNGWDGDLQQQQLQQQQQPQRHHHRHQYQSSTPHTYFEQSRETTNEIVFGAVQEQDGKEESVVIKPVNYGDSLYEHHNIRSRVNSMGYTHRY, from the exons ATGGGTAAGAATCTCTTGATTCTTCTTGGTCTCACTCTCTTGCTTCTCTTATTTGGAACCTTCTCAGTCTCAGCTGCACCATCCACTACTTCCCCTGCTA AAATTGTTACTGGTTTTCTCTCCAATGCTGTGCCAGCTTTCACCAAGTGGGTGTGGTCCCTCAAGGCAACAACAAAAACGG CGGTTTCCAGCAGGTCGATGATGAAGTTTGAGAGTGGTTACAATGTGGAGACAGTGTTTGATGGAAGCAAGCTTGGAATTGAGCCTTATTCTGTTGAGTTGTTGCCCAATGGGGAGCTTCTCATTCTGGATTCTTCCAACAGCAACCTTTACAGGATCTCATCTTCACTTTCTTTGT ATAGCAGACCGAAGCTGGTCGCAGGCTCTGCGGAAGGTTATACTGGACATGTTGATGGAAAGCACAGGGAGGCTAGGATGAACCATCCGAAGGGGATAACGGTTGATGACCGAGGGAATATCTATGTTGCAGATACTACTAACATGGCAATTAGGAAAATTAGTGATTCAG GGGTTACTACAATTGCAGGAGGAAAATGGATTCGTGGAGGGGGCCATGTTGATGGACCAAGTGAAGAAGCTAAGTTTTCTGATGACTTTGACGTGGTTTATGTTGGTAGTAGTTGTTCCTTACTCGTCATAGACAGAGGAAACCGAGCGATCAGGGAAATTCAACTTCACTTTGATGACTGTGCCTATCAATATGGTAGCGGATTCCCACTTG GGATTGCAATGCTTGTTGGGGCCGGCTTCTTTGGTTATATGCTGGCATTGTTGCAGCGAAGACTTGGTACAATTGTTGGTTCACAGGAT GTTCAAGTGATGTCTTCCGTTTCACCTAGTCCTTTTCAACAGCCCATGAAATCTGTGAGGCCTCCCTTGATTCCATCCGAATTCGAACCTGAAAAGCAAGAGGAAGGCTTCTTTGGATCCCTTGGAAAGCTACTTGCCAATGCCTCTGCATCAATGGTGGAGATAATGGGAGGAATATTTCCTGTTTTCAGAAGAAAACCACAAAGCTACAAGTTTCAAAGACAACCTCTGGTCCCACTGCAACATCAAAAGCAAGCTTGGCCGGCACAGGAAAGTTTCGTGATTCCTGATGGAGATGAGCCTCCTTCTATTGACATGAGAACCCCAACCCCTCGAAAAACATACCCTTTCATGTCTAAAGACGCCGAGAAAATGCAGCAATTAAGGCAAAGTAGAGCATTTTACAATGGATGGGACGGTGACCTTCAGCAGCAGCAActgcagcagcagcaacaaccacaaagacatcatcatcgtcatcagtaCCAGTCATCGACCCCTCACACTTACTTCGAGCAAAGCCGCGAGACAACCAATGAGATAGTGTTTGGGGCGGTGCAGGAACAAGATGGTAAGGAGGAGTCTGTGGTAATCAAGCCTGTGAACTATGGTGACTCGCTATATGAACAtcacaatatccggtctagagtgAATTCCATGGGTTATACCCACAGGTATTGA
- the LOC112791818 gene encoding uncharacterized protein isoform X2 yields MASPSTFFLFLLFILLTFHANAESIILEEGFTVTTVLDGHKINVNPYSILQRSGSSDLILLDSTNSVFYTLQFPISSDSIVRRLSGDGSAGYKDGDVISAEFNKPKSFAVDLKGNVYVADKNNKAIRKISSNGVTTIVGDFSEKSSRKNGLSQNVSLSNDFELAFIPGLCALLVSDHMHQLIHQINLKEEDCTFGSNSGLGAAMIWTLGLGLSCLLGLVIGIAVGRQEGLNPCHFATTWKHCLTPLGNLVQILYSGNKSAAASNICSFLIQLGKFIVSYLLLFRFILASRRPRLESVSLMDLDACNSGEVTKSSKYHDQLKELISFDEELIGSTSKRTFNNTRGKSVGILEYHGDDDVIILANMVPTGSILHQGGVLKRRHGGL; encoded by the exons ATGGCTTCTCCTTCCACCTTCTTTCTCTTCCTTCTCTTCATCCTCCTCACTTTTCACG ctAACGCAGAAAGCATAATTCTCGAAGAGGGTTTCACGGTCACCACCGTCCTCGACGGCCACAAGATCAACGTCAACCCTTACTCCATCCTCCAGCGATCCGGTTCCTCCGATCTCATCCTCCTTGATTCTACAAACAGCGTTTTCTACACCCTTCAATTCCCCATTTCCAGTG ATAGTATTGTGAGGAGGCTTTCAGGAGATGGGTCTGCGGGGTATAAAGATGGGGATGTGATTTCAGCTGAGTTTAACAAACCCAAAAGCTTTGCTGTTGATCTTAAAGGAAATGTGTACGTTGCTGACAAGAACAATAAGGCCATTAGGAAAATCTCTAGCAATG GTGTGACTACAATTGTTGGAGACTTCTCAGAAAAGTCAAGCAGAAAAAATGGACTTTCACAAAATGTATCACTTTCTAATGATTTTGAGCTGGCTTTCATTCCTGGCCTGTGCGCTTTACTGGTCTCAGATCATATGCATCAATTGATCCATCAGATTAATTTGAAGGAGGAGGATTGTACCTTTGGATCTAACTCTG GGTTAGGTGCAGCTATGATTTGGACTTTAGGATTAGGACTATCATGTTTACTAGGCTTGGTGATTGGGATCGCAGTTGGCAG ACAGGAAGGTTTGAACCCTTGCCATTTTGCCACGACATGGAAGCATTGCCTAACACCTCTGGGGAATCTAGTTCAGATACTCTACTCCGGCAACAAAAGCGCAGCTGCTAGCAATATCTGCTCGTTCCTGATCCAACTGGGGAAATTTATTGTCTCTTATCTTCTTCTGTTTAGATTCATCTTAGCTTCTCGAAGGCCACGTCTAGAATCTGTGTCATTGATGGATTTAGATGCATGCAACAGTGGTGAGGTAACAAAGTCAAGTAAGTATCATGATCAGTTGAAAGAATTGATAAGCTTTGATGAAGAACTTATTGGCTCAACCAGCAAAAGAACCTTCAATAATACTAGGGGAAAGAGTGTTGGGATTCTTGAGTACCATGGAGATGATGATGTCATAATACTGGCTAACATGGTTCCTACAGGTAGCATTCTTCATCAAGGTGGTGTTCTTAAGCGTAGACATGGTGGTTTGTAA
- the LOC112791818 gene encoding uncharacterized protein isoform X1, whose translation MASPSTFFLFLLFILLTFHANAESIILEEGFTVTTVLDGHKINVNPYSILQRSGSSDLILLDSTNSVFYTLQFPISSDSIVRRLSGDGSAGYKDGDVISAEFNKPKSFAVDLKGNVYVADKNNKAIRKISSNGVTTIVGDFSEKSSRKNGLSQNVSLSNDFELAFIPGLCALLVSDHMHQLIHQINLKEEDCTFGSNSGLGAAMIWTLGLGLSCLLGLVIGIAVGRYLIPNEGLNPCHFATTWKHCLTPLGNLVQILYSGNKSAAASNICSFLIQLGKFIVSYLLLFRFILASRRPRLESVSLMDLDACNSGEVTKSSKYHDQLKELISFDEELIGSTSKRTFNNTRGKSVGILEYHGDDDVIILANMVPTGSILHQGGVLKRRHGGL comes from the exons ATGGCTTCTCCTTCCACCTTCTTTCTCTTCCTTCTCTTCATCCTCCTCACTTTTCACG ctAACGCAGAAAGCATAATTCTCGAAGAGGGTTTCACGGTCACCACCGTCCTCGACGGCCACAAGATCAACGTCAACCCTTACTCCATCCTCCAGCGATCCGGTTCCTCCGATCTCATCCTCCTTGATTCTACAAACAGCGTTTTCTACACCCTTCAATTCCCCATTTCCAGTG ATAGTATTGTGAGGAGGCTTTCAGGAGATGGGTCTGCGGGGTATAAAGATGGGGATGTGATTTCAGCTGAGTTTAACAAACCCAAAAGCTTTGCTGTTGATCTTAAAGGAAATGTGTACGTTGCTGACAAGAACAATAAGGCCATTAGGAAAATCTCTAGCAATG GTGTGACTACAATTGTTGGAGACTTCTCAGAAAAGTCAAGCAGAAAAAATGGACTTTCACAAAATGTATCACTTTCTAATGATTTTGAGCTGGCTTTCATTCCTGGCCTGTGCGCTTTACTGGTCTCAGATCATATGCATCAATTGATCCATCAGATTAATTTGAAGGAGGAGGATTGTACCTTTGGATCTAACTCTG GGTTAGGTGCAGCTATGATTTGGACTTTAGGATTAGGACTATCATGTTTACTAGGCTTGGTGATTGGGATCGCAGTTGGCAGGTATCTCATCCCTAAT GAAGGTTTGAACCCTTGCCATTTTGCCACGACATGGAAGCATTGCCTAACACCTCTGGGGAATCTAGTTCAGATACTCTACTCCGGCAACAAAAGCGCAGCTGCTAGCAATATCTGCTCGTTCCTGATCCAACTGGGGAAATTTATTGTCTCTTATCTTCTTCTGTTTAGATTCATCTTAGCTTCTCGAAGGCCACGTCTAGAATCTGTGTCATTGATGGATTTAGATGCATGCAACAGTGGTGAGGTAACAAAGTCAAGTAAGTATCATGATCAGTTGAAAGAATTGATAAGCTTTGATGAAGAACTTATTGGCTCAACCAGCAAAAGAACCTTCAATAATACTAGGGGAAAGAGTGTTGGGATTCTTGAGTACCATGGAGATGATGATGTCATAATACTGGCTAACATGGTTCCTACAGGTAGCATTCTTCATCAAGGTGGTGTTCTTAAGCGTAGACATGGTGGTTTGTAA
- the LOC112791818 gene encoding uncharacterized protein isoform X3 encodes MASPSTFFLFLLFILLTFHANAESIILEEGFTVTTVLDGHKINVNPYSILQRSGSSDLILLDSTNSVFYTLQFPISSDSIVRRLSGDGSAGYKDGDVISAEFNKPKSFAVDLKGNVYVADKNNKAIRKISSNGVTTIVGDFSEKSSRKNGLSQNVSLSNDFELAFIPGLCALLVSDHMHQLIHQINLKEEDCTFGSNSGLGAAMIWTLGLGLSCLLGLVIGIAVGRYLIPNTGRFEPLPFCHDMEALPNTSGESSSDTLLRQQKRSC; translated from the exons ATGGCTTCTCCTTCCACCTTCTTTCTCTTCCTTCTCTTCATCCTCCTCACTTTTCACG ctAACGCAGAAAGCATAATTCTCGAAGAGGGTTTCACGGTCACCACCGTCCTCGACGGCCACAAGATCAACGTCAACCCTTACTCCATCCTCCAGCGATCCGGTTCCTCCGATCTCATCCTCCTTGATTCTACAAACAGCGTTTTCTACACCCTTCAATTCCCCATTTCCAGTG ATAGTATTGTGAGGAGGCTTTCAGGAGATGGGTCTGCGGGGTATAAAGATGGGGATGTGATTTCAGCTGAGTTTAACAAACCCAAAAGCTTTGCTGTTGATCTTAAAGGAAATGTGTACGTTGCTGACAAGAACAATAAGGCCATTAGGAAAATCTCTAGCAATG GTGTGACTACAATTGTTGGAGACTTCTCAGAAAAGTCAAGCAGAAAAAATGGACTTTCACAAAATGTATCACTTTCTAATGATTTTGAGCTGGCTTTCATTCCTGGCCTGTGCGCTTTACTGGTCTCAGATCATATGCATCAATTGATCCATCAGATTAATTTGAAGGAGGAGGATTGTACCTTTGGATCTAACTCTG GGTTAGGTGCAGCTATGATTTGGACTTTAGGATTAGGACTATCATGTTTACTAGGCTTGGTGATTGGGATCGCAGTTGGCAGGTATCTCATCCCTAAT ACAGGAAGGTTTGAACCCTTGCCATTTTGCCACGACATGGAAGCATTGCCTAACACCTCTGGGGAATCTAGTTCAGATACTCTACTCCGGCAACAAAAGCGCAGCTGCTAG